A region of the Bombyx mori chromosome 22, ASM3026992v2 genome:
tgatgaagtccgaaacgttcgtttccaaccaagactgcgtagaccgagctttatgacctggcgccgagtcttgcaggaaggaccattcttgattattgaacatggtgttgttaaggggcttcactatctcctcaagaatggtatcttgatacacttgtgccgatgttttgatacatttttcacaaaagtatgacTCAGTCActtcttcatagctaataccccaccaaaccatcactgaagtcggattgtgcccacgttgcactctgtcgactaattgggaagcttccttagagctttgagcataaatacggtcattttgtttgttaaaatgatgctcaattttgtaaaatttttctcatccgtaaacaaaatttttctatgacctccctttgcgtaccgcttcagtagttgtttcgattttaccaccctattctcttttaaattatcagttactgttaagaaatgaccagtacgtctcttataggctgcaagtcctaagttatcttttaaaatacgcgacatggttctaggtgctatcttcatttcccgagataaaatcttttgctttcggacaggatctCTTCGAAtcctttcccttactgctttaaccacctttttcgtacgaatactacgtggacggccagatctttttctgtcacaaacagaggaggtctcattgcacctataaatagcccggtacacaaacattatactaataccaagcatatggagagttttaaaaattgcatttgactccatacctactttgtgtaatacaACCACAGCGATTCATTACTCTTTATCTCCCCacttcattttaatatcgcaaaatattgaacaatgtattggcgccaaaatgagaaaactcaatgagcaatcatataaaaatgacagattccaaattcaaatgtaatattttgtttatttttaattgtagcagtatttatggccagactatgtatatatattatgtatatatatcctgatatatatatatggcGATGGACAGGACATATGACAAGGGAAAGCAGAATGAAATGGACTAAAATTATAACAGAATGGTAGCCACCTAATGGCAAAAGAAAAAGAGGTAGGCAAGCTAGAAGATGGACAGATGATATAAAGATGATTGGAGGGACAATTTGGTCCAGAAAAGCTAGCAATAGAGAAGAATGGAAGCAGCTGGAAGAGGCCTATGTGTCACAGGACACGCTGATCACTAAACCGAGAAACCCGATGTATTAGAttagatttaagttaaaacaatttGCTACTATGTGTAAATATCGTTGTTTAGtatcagcaataaaggcttacaaaaaaatatgtatatatattaaaatgaattgctgttcgtttgtctcgctaaaactcgagaacggctggaccgatttggttaattttggtcttgaattatttgtggaagtccagagaaggtttaaaaggtatacaACATGAAAATtgtcgtaattaaataaaaataacattgtttgttttaagtttatttgatacaaaagtttaggtcttttatttatcgattgaggcactactatagtgaatatttaaaaaatacttaaataagtTTCTTAAATCGGTCTACATtaactattaaaaattaaaaccataatcttttttttaattcaacgaGTTGCTTATAATGATTTTATGCTGATAATGAGCTTGTCAAAGAGTGGAGTGGAAAGCGGGCTAATTAAGAAGGAAGCTTTTTTATGGCCTTAACCACTATTTCATTGATTCATTATTGTTATATACTACATACTACTATTTTTTCTTCACTTGTAAATTCAGAACATTATCAGTGTTTGTAAAATAGTGttgatatatattattatctgagTATAGACATCAAGACCTTCAAGCATACttgtttttgattaaaataaacaaaatcgaaACGGACCAGCGGTGAGATCCTCAATTAATTAGCTTTCCTGTTTTCATTCCAAAGATTACCCGCAGTTTTAACTTTAAAACTCTTATTAAGAACTAAGCGACAAcagtaaatatgttttttttttaaatatcttttatTGAACAAATAACAAGATTTAAGTCTAATGATGATGGTGGTAAATATGATGAGTGCTGTGCTTCACGTCTGCGTGGAATCTGCAATCAAAATGTTTCATTGATTTGGGTACAATTCATCCTCCCTTTAATTTCATGATATTAAGGCAATTATCTTTCTTACCCGCTGTGTTTATCGCCGTGGTAGTGGACATGTCTCTCGGAACCATCAGGTTCATGCAGCGCGTAGTATCCCTTCACGGCGTCACCGTCGCGGGTCTCGTGCTGACTCTTGTGGTCCTTAGTGTGGTGGTCCTCTACTTTGTACTCGAATTCATATTTGGGATGAGTCTATTAAAAAGTCCAAATTTTTTGATAACATTTTGATAcgtgataaataataaatacgtagAACTTGTTCAAGAATGCTCACGATAGACCGATTTTTATATTAAGACTGCTAATAGGGTGAGCCCTATTTCTCTTATTATTCGTTTGTCAATGTAAAATCATAAAAGTTACGACCAAGTATGAACCTAACTCGCGCATCGGACGTGACTTTGAAGACTTCTGCATTACTGTTTAAGccattttgtttgctttaatttattgtattatttatcatCTATTAGAATTTATTTGTTACTTGTTAGAAGTTACACTCAGATAAAACAAATAGACACAGAAGACacatagaagtcgtcgtggcctaaaggataagacgtccggtgcgttcgtatcttcacacgggtaggtaccaccaccctatctatttctgccgtgaagcagtaatgcgtttcggtttgaagggttgggcggccgttgtaactataccgagagcttagaacttatatctcaaggtaagtggaggaatttacgttatagatgtctatgggcttcggtaaccacttaacaccagatgggctgtgagctcttccacccatctatgcaatcaaaaataaataaataaaaattactatcGACAACGCTATGGACTACATCCAAGCCGCTACCTATAAATGAATTTGAGCGTTTCTCAGGCTGGTACTTTCCTCGTGTCAATTTCCAAAGTCATCGCCTAACAATAGAAACCCAGACGCTTCTTAAAGAAATGCTAACAGTAACAATTCCAACTGAAATGACTGACTGGATTTATTTTAATCTGAAACGCAAAATAACTAATTGCACgcttgtttaataatttttttttaacttttaattacgtcgcctgtgagctcgtcctactatatatgcaataaaaataaaaacgcgaaCTTGGATAATCTAAATTATTACCTACATGATAATCGTAGTGATGCTCATGTCCGTGTCCGTGGTGTACAGTTTCGTGGTGTCCGTCGTGTTTGTGGATATGCTGGGAAGAAAACGCGTGCTCAGCCAACGCTACCCCAACAAATCCTACCAGAACCagaaccttcaaaccgaaaatataataataaagttaaaatcttacttttaaactttaattaaatattaaaactacttttacggtttaccCACGCGTTTTTAATTGTGATTATATTGTTTGCAATATTTCGATTATTTAACAATTTTCTTCGGTAAAGTAATCTgtaaaaaaactgtaaaatattcgaataaTTGGACATGATAAATTGACAAAGAAAAACTCGAAATCATATCGtaagagtagttttaattatgcccTAATaataaatgagtgcagtagaatggcctcgagcagggagagatggcgcgacatcgtgagacgcatcaagtctgccccttccaacactacatgacgaccacgaccactctgtcaagagtgacacgactgagaagaagaagaagaagaataattaGATCCCCATACACGTAGTTAAATGTGATCAAAATCCGCGTTTGTCATTTAAGATACAGAATTATGATGAAAGTtaagtaagatttttttattctaaaaattAAAGCATTTTAATCCCGACCTTAAACATTATGAATTGAATTTCGCTGCGAGTTACTGAAGAAATGAAATAACTGATACTTTCTTACAGTGTTGGTAGCTTATATAGtgttacaataaaatgaaaacaatcctTTACAAATAATAATCGAATGGGTGGCTTACGTTCTACGTgtgtaataattattacataCAATGCTTTCGTAAGCTCTACAAGATTGTCAAGAAATTTACATTTAGTATAATATTAACAAACTTATGTGTGAAGTGAAAGTTCATTggactttttttcatttttcttcaTATTTAACTAACAATTTTACATACACAGACTAATTAACACATTTAAGAGGACATTAGAATAATATGTGCAAGGCGCGTATTGCGCATAAACGAGTACTTATtagcatttttattataaattaaaaagaatcaccttataaatatagtttaaaacagATAATGAACGAGAAACACACTCTGAACtggatatttttatctttaatcaCTAAGAGCCGGCGGACGCATGtgactaataatataataaattaaacatactCTGTTTTTAATTTCGTCAACGCCATTTCttcatctaatatataaaattctcgtgtcacaatgttcgttcccatactcctccgaaaccgcggCCTCCGAAACcgccgattctcatgaaatttttatgcatattcagtaagcctgagaatcggctactatttatttttcatacccttaaGTGATAAGGGGTGGACCCCTaagattaattttttattttttggacaaatttttttttgttataatgagacattatgtggttgaatgaggtattgttatttttatattccttcatcgttcacagcgctacatgcctctttcactcatctactacatccttacacacttacaataagttagtttttttttctacactagaatttccctagaaatcttatatatggcaaaacaacgtttgccgggtcagctagtatgttaTAAAAATCGAGAAATCTATCTCAATAACTGTTAATTTATACTATCCAAATGCATGGTACGAGTGTGCATCTAACACTGCTATCCTATAAAATAAGATTCACTTGTGTCAAATGATGTAATTCTGCAAGTCTTCAAATGTCACAGGCCGATATCAATCTAAAGGAATACATACGTACGTAACTTTCGTTCAGGAATCTCTTCCACGATGACGACTTACTAAAATCTGCCTAAGAAAATTtgcatatttactagaagaggTCGTATTGTAAGCCGGCATGGGTAGGAACCACCAACCTACCAATATCTGCCACGGAGTAGCCATGCTTTCTGAAGTAGCTAAAGGACgaacattataataaataattgggcCTTTGCCCTCTTGTACACAATTAGGGGCGATTCGATGGAtgcctatggactccagtaattaCTTTTCTTCAGATGGCCGTGAGATCCTTGACCCATCTACccaataataagaaaataataaaaaatcaagcaGCATTATTTCTTGATTTTACACGGTCAAGACCTGATAACAAAATGCGTAcagctttttaaaaaatgtttatcgAATCAAGTGGAGAACAATGTATTTACACCTTATGAAATCGTTACACATAATACTTTTACTTAGCTACTGTTACTCGAAGTGAAACTAAGCCTTggatttcataaaatatataaaacggggaaattcgatttttttttcattcaacaaTCGACTGCTGCTCTGAAAGCACAACTAATTCAATTAACATGATGATCAAGGTAACCAGTGTATAGTAGCTTTCACTTAATGTTTGTGaatttttaaaacgcttttattagcttcaggtgTATGTATGTTATCttgtgtatgtaacggaatctttgaacataattttgaccccatcaaaacgtcggattagctCGAAATTGGTATActcattaaggaccgatgacaattcaatatttaaaaaaatattgaaaaaatttaaattcaactaaaaaattaaattcaaatttattataatttattttctattttttagttgtattttctataaaagcgcattttgttagcttttttaaactattatttattaggtaGTTAAGTCCTTACCGCTTGTTCCTTTTGTATTTTAAGGTATTAATGTTAGTGACCGTCATCGGCGCAGTGGCTGCCGAACACGCGTTCTCCTCTCAACACATTCACAAGCACGACGGTCACCATGAGACCGTACATCATCATGACCACCACGGCCATGAGCATCACGATTACTACGTAAGACGACCACATTATTAGTATAAATTAATCACTTGTGTATCAAAAAAATCCGATTAATACggtatatcaaatcaaatcaatttttttttattcaacataaagtGAAAGAAAatgaagaactggcaagaaactcagcggacatgtcttttttttaatattagttttttttctttttaatattagatcttttttaaatattcatataacTTCGTACAGACCCACCCGAAATACGAGTTTGAGTACAAAGTAGAGGACCACCACACTAAGGACCACAAGAGTCAGCACGAGACACGCGACGGTGACGCCGTGAAGGGATACTACGCGCTGCATGAACCTGACGGTTCCGAGAGACACGTCGACTATCACAGCGATAAGCACTCTGGGTATGgaacaacttaattttaaattaattttatggctAAAcctttaataaatattcatcaCGGTAAATATTATAGATGTCAAATttccacaaaaataaaaaaatatatttaaatacgtgtTATTCCGAAAGAGAACAATGAAATGTTTACTACAAAAGAGGAAGTGCAGCaatgtaacaaaaatatacGATTAGTCTAGGCAAAGcaaaagttttgaagtcgtcgtggtcaaaaggataagacgtccggtgcattcgtatgaagcgatgcaacgttgttcgaatcccgcaggcgggtaccgatttttataatgaaatacgtacttaacaaatgttgacatttggcttccacggtgaaggaataaccggtaggcaacggcttggctctgcccctggcattgctgaagtccatgggcgacggtaacaacctcaccatcagatgggccgtgtaaaaaaaaaggtagtgtaattattattttttattgcctagatgtgtggacgagctcacagcccacctggtgttaagtggttactggaacccatagacatctacaacgtaaatgcgccacacactttgagatataagctttaaggtctcagtatagtcacaacggctgccccacccttcaaaccgaaacgcattactgcttctactactataaatcaaacccgcaaaactataatttccgtaattactggtggtaggacctcttgtgagtccgcacgggtagataccaccactatgcctatttctgccgtgaaacagtaatgcgtttcggtttgaagggtggggcagccgttgtactataaaaacttaccttagaacttaccttagaacttaccttagaccttagaacttttatctcaaggtaggtagcggcatttacgttgtagatgtctatgggctccgataaccacttaacatcaggtgggctgtgagctcgtccacaaacgtaagaaataaaaaaaaaatcagatttaAACAGAAGTAATACACAATACTATTATTAACTATTTGATTATTGTAACAGTTGAAATG
Encoded here:
- the LOC101743562 gene encoding cuticle protein 7-like — protein: IFGLKVLVLVGFVGVALAEHAFSSQHIHKHDGHHETVHHGHGHEHHYDYHTHPKYEFEYKVEDHHTKDHKSQHETRDGDAVKGYYALHEPDGSERHVHYHGDKHSGFHADVKHSTHHIYHHHH
- the CPR106 gene encoding cuticular protein RR-2 motif 106 precursor; this encodes MMIKVLMLVTVIGAVAAEHAFSSQHIHKHDGHHETVHHHDHHGHEHHDYYTHPKYEFEYKVEDHHTKDHKSQHETRDGDAVKGYYALHEPDGSERHVDYHSDKHSGYGTT
- the CPR106 gene encoding cuticular protein RR-2 motif 106 isoform X1; the protein is MMIKVLMLVTVIGAVAAEHAFSSQHIHKHDGHHETVHHHDHHGHEHHDYYTHPKYEFEYKVEDHHTKDHKSQHETRDGDAVKGYYALHEPDGSERHVDYHSDKHSGFHATVKHSTHHIVPEKHHEHHHH